A region of Gemmatimonadaceae bacterium DNA encodes the following proteins:
- the murB gene encoding UDP-N-acetylmuramate dehydrogenase, translating into MTATERALDAFRALAPGRLTTQSLRTGVSLAPYTTFRIGGPADLLYDATSADELANAITLARETGVPWFVLGLGANILVGDKGFRGVVIRNRAGAHRFLDRTRLWCESGMIVKDLIFAAVNHGLSGLEHYIGIPSTVGGAVWQNLHFLSPAPERERTMFIAELVESCEILASDGSRRTVDPDYLAFGYDDSVFHHSRDVALAVTFRLTPGDPALMHRVMQENLGWRGARHPWLDIHPSAGSIFKKIEGVGAGRLVDQCGLKGHRIGGAQISHLHANIMVNLGGATAAEVRALIAHAQRTVEERFGQRLEPEIGFIGEF; encoded by the coding sequence ATGACTGCGACCGAACGCGCCCTCGATGCCTTTCGCGCCCTGGCGCCGGGCCGCCTGACCACCCAGTCGCTGCGGACCGGCGTTTCCCTCGCCCCATACACCACCTTCCGTATCGGCGGTCCCGCCGACCTCCTGTACGATGCCACCTCGGCGGATGAACTGGCAAACGCCATAACGTTGGCCAGGGAGACCGGTGTCCCTTGGTTCGTGCTCGGTCTCGGGGCAAACATCCTCGTCGGCGACAAGGGATTCCGGGGCGTGGTGATCCGGAACCGTGCCGGGGCGCACCGATTTCTCGACCGTACCCGACTCTGGTGCGAGTCGGGCATGATCGTGAAGGATCTCATCTTCGCGGCCGTGAACCACGGCCTCAGCGGGTTGGAGCACTACATCGGCATTCCGTCCACGGTCGGCGGCGCCGTCTGGCAGAACCTGCACTTCCTGTCGCCCGCGCCCGAGCGGGAGCGCACGATGTTCATCGCCGAGCTGGTGGAGTCGTGCGAGATCCTCGCGAGCGACGGGTCGCGACGCACGGTCGACCCCGACTATCTCGCGTTCGGGTATGACGACTCGGTATTTCATCACTCGCGCGACGTGGCGCTGGCCGTGACGTTTCGCCTAACGCCCGGCGATCCGGCGCTGATGCACCGGGTGATGCAGGAGAACCTGGGCTGGCGCGGGGCCCGTCACCCCTGGCTCGACATCCACCCGAGCGCCGGCTCGATCTTCAAGAAGATCGAGGGCGTTGGGGCCGGCCGTCTCGTCGATCAGTGCGGCCTCAAGGGCCATCGTATCGGTGGAGCCCAGATCTCCCACCTGCACGCCAACATCATGGTCAACCTCGGCGGAGCCACCGCCGCCGAGGTCCGGGCGCTGATCGCACACGCACAGCGCACCGTGGAGGAGCGCTTTGGCCAGCGGCTGGAGCCCGAGATCGGGTTCATCGGCGAGTTCTGA
- a CDS encoding CHAP domain-containing protein, giving the protein MTYTAAQAGAEIVRLASEFLNLRETSNNAAWDNPDTAGQDPAATRLRQLLETTGWQAGWPYCMAFCKAIYMQAYRNLGASPGVLRLIAQRFTPSVMMSYRNSGAFAQRKVAIQGAIFFMQKGDTPYGHAGLVVMPGQVNFSTIEGNTSPSPGSAQADREGDGVYKKVRSLDFTKKSGLWLRGFLNPLSADEVAGLPSIGPKPGTRSRGASAAQRGKVTRSSRKVAASGRTKRTPARRRSARSPGPRKKR; this is encoded by the coding sequence ATGACATACACGGCAGCGCAGGCAGGGGCCGAGATCGTCCGGCTGGCGAGCGAGTTCCTGAATCTCCGGGAGACGTCGAACAATGCCGCGTGGGACAACCCCGACACGGCCGGGCAGGATCCCGCCGCGACCAGGCTGCGCCAGCTGCTGGAGACTACCGGCTGGCAGGCGGGTTGGCCCTACTGCATGGCCTTCTGCAAGGCGATCTACATGCAGGCGTATCGCAACCTCGGCGCGTCCCCCGGCGTGCTTCGGCTCATTGCCCAGCGCTTCACGCCAAGCGTCATGATGAGCTATCGGAACAGCGGCGCCTTCGCGCAGCGCAAGGTGGCGATCCAGGGCGCCATCTTCTTTATGCAGAAGGGCGACACGCCCTACGGCCACGCCGGGCTCGTCGTCATGCCGGGCCAGGTGAACTTTTCGACTATCGAGGGCAATACGAGCCCTTCACCCGGCAGCGCACAGGCCGATCGCGAAGGCGACGGCGTCTACAAAAAGGTGCGCTCGCTCGATTTCACAAAGAAGTCCGGGCTCTGGCTCCGCGGGTTCCTGAACCCCCTGAGCGCTGACGAGGTCGCTGGCTTGCCGTCGATCGGACCCAAACCAGGTACGCGAAGTCGCGGTGCGAGCGCCGCGCAGCGCGGCAAGGTGACGCGCTCCAGCCGGAAGGTCGCGGCGTCGGGCCGCACGAAAAGGACGCCGGCCCGGCGCCGGAGCGCGCGATCACCGGGTCCGCGAAAAAAGCGCTAG
- a CDS encoding aminotransferase class I/II-fold pyridoxal phosphate-dependent enzyme produces the protein MTGPGPRLATRAQEIEPFYAVEIYRRALARAESGRTVLMCIGEPDFPTPAHVVEAAAHAAQNGATHYTMPLGIPPLRTGIAAQYADRHGIDIDPERIVVTVGASGALTLAFGAIAEPGDEILMADPGYPSNRACLTFCGARAGLIAVGPEERFQLTAALVDRHWGPRTRGVMIASPSNPTGTTIEPAELAAIHDVVRSRGGVLLVDEIYHGLTYGHRPPSAVALGDDVFVVNSFSKYYCMTGWRLGWLVVPPAYHAAVERMQSHFFICPPAPSQWAGVAALQPASTTIFEVQRAELERRRDYLVPALDDAGLHVACRPDGAFYCYTDVSAFTEDSWAFAVSLLDATGVAVTPGRDFGAHDASRFVRISFTSSLPDLSAGVAAIRAFLGR, from the coding sequence ATGACCGGGCCCGGACCCCGCCTTGCCACACGCGCCCAGGAGATCGAGCCGTTCTACGCGGTCGAGATCTATCGCCGGGCGTTGGCACGCGCCGAGAGTGGCCGTACGGTGCTGATGTGCATCGGCGAGCCCGACTTTCCTACGCCGGCCCACGTGGTGGAAGCGGCTGCCCACGCCGCGCAGAATGGCGCGACACACTACACGATGCCGTTAGGCATCCCGCCGCTGCGCACGGGCATAGCCGCGCAGTATGCCGATCGCCACGGGATCGACATCGACCCCGAGCGTATCGTGGTGACGGTCGGGGCATCCGGTGCGCTCACCCTCGCCTTTGGCGCGATCGCCGAGCCCGGGGACGAGATCCTCATGGCCGATCCGGGCTATCCGTCGAACCGCGCATGCCTGACGTTCTGCGGGGCCCGCGCTGGGCTCATCGCGGTGGGGCCTGAAGAGCGGTTTCAGCTCACGGCGGCACTCGTCGACCGGCACTGGGGCCCACGCACGCGTGGCGTGATGATCGCATCGCCCTCCAACCCGACGGGAACCACGATCGAGCCGGCGGAGCTGGCGGCGATCCATGACGTCGTCCGCTCACGGGGTGGGGTGCTCCTCGTCGACGAGATCTATCACGGGCTCACGTACGGACACCGTCCGCCAAGCGCGGTAGCCCTTGGCGACGACGTGTTCGTCGTCAATTCGTTTTCCAAGTACTACTGCATGACCGGGTGGCGGCTGGGCTGGCTCGTGGTGCCACCGGCGTACCACGCTGCCGTGGAGCGCATGCAGTCGCATTTCTTCATTTGTCCGCCGGCGCCTTCGCAATGGGCTGGCGTCGCGGCGCTCCAGCCAGCCAGCACGACGATCTTCGAGGTCCAGCGCGCCGAGCTCGAGCGACGACGCGATTACCTCGTGCCCGCGCTCGATGACGCCGGCCTGCACGTCGCTTGCCGGCCCGATGGCGCGTTCTACTGCTACACCGACGTCTCCGCGTTCACGGAGGACAGTTGGGCGTTTGCCGTCTCGTTGCTTGATGCCACGGGGGTCGCCGTGACACCCGGCCGCGATTTCGGCGCGCACGACGCCTCGCGGTTCGTGCGCATCTCGTTCACGTCATCACTGCCCGACCTCTCGGCCGGGGTCGCCGCCATTCGCGCATTCCTGGGACGCTAG
- a CDS encoding dicarboxylate/amino acid:cation symporter: MRRIYSFGAHHIVLDGVWSGAQHPAPVRRNAVSLTTKVLLALVVGLVVGLAIQPIAANAPFTQMLAAADTIGTLWVNAIRMTVVPLVVSLLVTGVSTTADARTVRGVGLRSLLTFAGLLTVSLFVGLVYVPLLFTWLEIDPVTSATLRANALQGAREVSEAARSVPTFSQFLVNLVPVNPVKAAADGAMLPLVLFSIAFGFALLKLDDDTRAPVLGFFRAVRDATLVVVRWIISAAPVGVFALMLPLVSRAGLEAAGALTYYVVAMAIACTTLLLLLYPIVAIGARVSMRDFARAVLPAQAVAVSTSSSLASLPALVEGAEQRLKLPKDVSSVCLPLAVSVFKVTAPVVWTVATIFLAKLYGVDLPASARVSVALTAMLSSFSVPGIPHGWLLLITPLLAHSGIPVEGIALLFAVDVIPDMFATTTNVTADMAAVTLVARRSARIGDV; the protein is encoded by the coding sequence ATGCGAAGAATCTATTCGTTCGGGGCGCACCACATCGTGCTTGACGGCGTGTGGAGTGGAGCGCAGCATCCCGCTCCCGTTCGCCGGAACGCTGTGTCGCTCACCACCAAGGTTCTCCTGGCGCTGGTCGTCGGTCTCGTCGTTGGCCTGGCGATCCAGCCGATCGCCGCGAACGCGCCGTTCACCCAGATGCTCGCTGCCGCCGACACCATCGGCACGCTCTGGGTGAATGCGATTCGCATGACGGTCGTTCCGCTCGTCGTGTCGCTGCTGGTCACCGGAGTGAGCACGACGGCGGACGCGCGCACCGTGCGTGGTGTGGGGCTGCGATCACTCCTGACCTTCGCCGGGCTGCTGACGGTGTCGCTGTTCGTGGGCCTCGTGTACGTCCCGCTGCTCTTCACCTGGCTCGAGATCGATCCGGTCACCAGCGCCACCTTGCGCGCCAACGCCCTGCAGGGCGCCCGCGAGGTGAGCGAAGCCGCGCGCAGTGTGCCGACGTTCTCGCAGTTCCTCGTGAACCTGGTCCCGGTGAATCCGGTGAAAGCTGCCGCCGATGGCGCCATGCTCCCGCTCGTGCTGTTTTCCATTGCGTTCGGCTTTGCCCTCCTCAAGCTGGACGACGATACGCGGGCGCCGGTCCTCGGGTTCTTTCGTGCGGTACGCGATGCGACGCTCGTCGTGGTGCGCTGGATCATCTCCGCGGCGCCCGTTGGCGTGTTCGCACTCATGTTGCCGCTGGTTTCACGCGCAGGGCTCGAGGCGGCTGGCGCCCTCACCTACTACGTGGTGGCGATGGCCATCGCGTGCACCACGCTGCTGCTGCTGCTGTACCCGATCGTGGCGATCGGTGCACGCGTGTCGATGCGGGACTTCGCGCGCGCGGTCCTGCCCGCGCAGGCCGTGGCGGTGAGCACCAGCTCTTCCCTCGCCTCGCTGCCCGCGCTTGTGGAAGGCGCCGAGCAGCGCCTGAAGCTTCCCAAGGATGTGAGCAGCGTCTGCCTGCCGCTGGCCGTCAGCGTCTTCAAAGTCACGGCACCGGTCGTCTGGACCGTGGCCACGATCTTCCTGGCAAAGCTGTACGGCGTCGACCTGCCGGCATCGGCCCGGGTCTCCGTTGCCCTCACGGCGATGTTGTCCAGCTTCAGCGTGCCCGGCATTCCGCACGGCTGGCTGCTGCTCATCACACCGTTGCTTGCGCACAGCGGCATCCCGGTGGAGGGGATCGCGCTCCTGTTCGCGGTGGACGTAATCCCGGACATGTTCGCCACCACCACCAACGTGACGGCGGACATGGCCGCCGTCACGTTGGTGGCGCGTCGGTCCGCAAGGATCGGGGATGTCTGA
- a CDS encoding fasciclin domain-containing protein: MRTQMLVSLGLLLACQPADQQPADQPGAAPAVLAGQSGVKDDASEKDVVKIAVGSPDHTTLVKAVQAAGLVDALSNAGPFTVFAPTNAAFDRLPAGTLDELLKPANADKLRGILQHHVTVSAFQIDQLTDGLELGMADGGRVTITHKGSDVYVGEAKIVGSVRGSNGMVHVIDGVVLPAK, from the coding sequence ATGCGCACCCAGATGCTCGTTTCCCTTGGATTGCTGTTGGCGTGTCAGCCTGCAGATCAGCAGCCGGCTGACCAGCCCGGTGCCGCGCCCGCTGTGCTCGCGGGCCAATCGGGCGTGAAGGACGACGCTTCCGAGAAGGATGTGGTGAAGATCGCCGTCGGTTCACCCGACCACACCACGCTGGTCAAAGCGGTCCAGGCCGCCGGTCTCGTCGATGCGCTCTCGAACGCCGGCCCGTTCACGGTGTTTGCCCCCACCAACGCCGCGTTCGATCGACTGCCGGCGGGCACGCTCGATGAGCTGCTCAAACCGGCGAATGCGGACAAGTTGCGGGGCATCCTGCAGCATCACGTCACGGTGTCCGCGTTCCAGATCGATCAGCTGACCGACGGTCTCGAACTCGGCATGGCCGACGGCGGCCGTGTGACGATCACCCACAAGGGCAGCGACGTGTACGTGGGCGAAGCGAAGATCGTGGGCTCTGTTCGCGGATCGAACGGGATGGTCCACGTGATCGATGGCGTCGTCTTGCCCGCCAAATAG
- a CDS encoding DUF2958 domain-containing protein has product MVHIKFFTPDSNWTWFVTEGQEEDGDFRSFGYVIGMESEWGYFLLSDLQAARGHLRLPIERDLYFEPCPFSTLPGVKPL; this is encoded by the coding sequence ATTGTACACATCAAGTTCTTCACGCCGGATTCCAACTGGACGTGGTTCGTGACGGAAGGTCAGGAGGAGGATGGCGACTTCAGGTCCTTTGGCTACGTCATCGGCATGGAATCCGAGTGGGGGTATTTCCTCCTCTCGGACCTCCAAGCCGCTCGCGGCCACCTGCGTCTACCGATCGAGCGCGATCTCTATTTTGAGCCCTGTCCTTTCAGCACGTTACCCGGGGTGAAGCCGCTATGA
- the argH gene encoding argininosuccinate lyase, translated as MPATPAAGTHRLWGGRFGAQTAAALDAVNRSIGTDLRLWPHDVHLSQAWARGLVVAGVLSTEEAERIVAGLDTVAERIWAGAQPDPSDEDVHTMVDRMLHDAVGEVASRLHTGRSRNDQVATGTRMWVIEACASLDASIRAVQDVLLEQAEQLGDAIMPAYTHLQRAQPVLAAHWVLAHFWPLARDRERVARVAHSASSLPLGSGAIAGCAFPVPRHDLREALAFDRLTQNSIDAVADRDFVAEALFAIAMIGAHVSRIAEDFILLGTSEFGFVKFGDTFTTGSSMMPQKRNPDALEIARGSGARFLGDLVALLGTIKGLPSGYNKDLQDDKRALFGAFDAVQLVLPGVAGTIAEVRWQRERMRDAVSSVMMATDLADYLVDRGVAFREAHKAVGSIVREAEVSGQELHALPLSVFSSAHAKFGHDVLEALSPEKSLARRNVDGGTGPAAVLRQLEQARASLHAES; from the coding sequence GTGCCCGCCACTCCCGCGGCGGGCACGCACCGGCTCTGGGGCGGGCGCTTTGGCGCGCAGACGGCCGCAGCGCTCGACGCGGTGAACCGATCGATCGGCACCGACCTTCGGCTCTGGCCGCACGACGTGCACTTATCGCAGGCGTGGGCCAGAGGGCTCGTCGTCGCAGGAGTGCTGTCGACCGAAGAGGCGGAGCGCATCGTGGCGGGCCTCGACACCGTCGCGGAGCGCATCTGGGCCGGCGCACAGCCGGATCCGTCGGACGAAGACGTCCACACGATGGTCGACCGCATGTTGCACGATGCCGTGGGCGAGGTCGCCTCGCGCCTCCACACGGGTCGCTCGCGCAATGATCAGGTGGCCACGGGAACGCGCATGTGGGTCATCGAGGCCTGCGCGTCCCTCGATGCGTCGATTCGCGCCGTACAGGACGTGCTGCTCGAACAGGCCGAGCAACTTGGTGACGCGATCATGCCGGCCTACACCCACCTGCAGCGGGCGCAGCCCGTGCTGGCGGCGCACTGGGTGCTGGCGCACTTCTGGCCACTGGCGCGCGATCGCGAGCGTGTCGCTCGGGTCGCACACTCGGCGTCGTCGCTCCCGCTCGGCTCCGGGGCGATCGCGGGATGCGCCTTCCCGGTGCCGCGTCACGACCTGCGGGAAGCGCTGGCCTTCGACCGGTTGACGCAGAACTCGATCGACGCGGTGGCTGATCGTGACTTCGTGGCCGAGGCGTTGTTCGCGATCGCCATGATCGGCGCGCACGTCTCGCGCATCGCCGAGGACTTCATCCTGCTCGGCACGAGCGAGTTTGGGTTCGTGAAGTTTGGCGACACGTTCACGACCGGGTCGAGCATGATGCCGCAGAAGCGCAATCCAGACGCGTTGGAGATCGCGCGCGGAAGCGGCGCGCGGTTCCTTGGCGACCTCGTTGCACTGCTCGGGACCATCAAGGGCCTGCCGAGCGGTTACAACAAGGATCTGCAAGACGACAAGCGCGCGCTCTTTGGTGCGTTCGATGCGGTGCAGCTGGTGCTCCCGGGCGTGGCAGGCACCATCGCCGAGGTGCGGTGGCAGCGCGAGCGCATGCGCGACGCCGTGTCGAGCGTGATGATGGCGACGGACCTGGCCGACTACCTCGTGGACCGCGGTGTCGCGTTTCGCGAAGCGCACAAGGCCGTCGGGTCGATCGTGCGCGAGGCCGAGGTCAGCGGACAGGAACTGCATGCCCTCCCGCTGTCCGTCTTTTCGTCAGCACACGCGAAGTTCGGGCACGACGTGCTCGAGGCGCTTTCGCCGGAGAAATCCCTGGCGCGCCGCAACGTGGATGGCGGGACCGGACCTGCTGCGGTGCTGCGTCAACTGGAGCAGGCGCGCGCGTCGCTCCACGCGGAGAGCTAG
- a CDS encoding argininosuccinate synthase, whose amino-acid sequence MQKIALAYSGGLDTSVIVPWLKEHYPGAKVICVAADVGQGEEELRGVREKALASGADDCHVEDMRREFVEDFVYPTLRAGAIYNRKYLLGTSIARPIIAKRQVDVALAVGADALSHGCTGKGNDQVRFELTYMTFAPHLPVIAPWREAAWKIRSREDALAYAAAHNVPVSASTKKIYSRDRNLWHISHEGGVLEDPGQAPPKDLFLLTTDPADAPDTPEAVTIGFEQGTPVSVNGEALDPVALVSTLNTIAGRHGVGRADIVEDRLIGMKSRGVYETPGGTLLYTALSELEMLVLDRRTIAAKDAISPRYADLVYEGRWWTTEKKAYDAFIDVVQGRVTGTVGLSLFKGAVSITSRQSDHALYDEAFVTFGEDDVYQQSDAAGFIRLYGLPQRVRALKDRKLIAEGKLESPTESSLELA is encoded by the coding sequence ATGCAGAAGATTGCGCTCGCCTACTCCGGCGGGCTTGATACCTCCGTCATCGTCCCCTGGCTCAAGGAGCACTATCCCGGCGCCAAGGTCATCTGTGTCGCCGCGGACGTTGGACAGGGTGAGGAGGAGCTGCGCGGGGTCCGCGAGAAGGCTCTCGCCTCGGGCGCCGACGACTGCCACGTGGAGGACATGCGCCGCGAGTTCGTGGAGGACTTCGTCTACCCCACCCTCCGCGCTGGCGCGATCTACAACCGCAAGTACCTCCTGGGGACCTCGATAGCCCGGCCGATCATCGCCAAGCGACAGGTCGACGTGGCACTCGCCGTGGGCGCCGACGCGCTGTCGCACGGCTGCACGGGCAAGGGGAACGATCAGGTGCGTTTTGAGCTCACCTACATGACGTTTGCGCCACACCTGCCGGTGATCGCCCCGTGGCGCGAGGCGGCATGGAAGATTCGTTCGCGCGAAGACGCCCTCGCGTACGCCGCCGCGCACAACGTGCCTGTTTCGGCGAGTACGAAGAAGATCTACTCGCGCGACCGCAACCTGTGGCACATCTCGCACGAGGGCGGCGTGCTGGAAGATCCCGGTCAGGCACCACCCAAGGACCTCTTCCTGCTCACGACCGACCCGGCCGACGCGCCCGACACGCCCGAAGCCGTGACCATCGGGTTCGAGCAGGGCACGCCCGTGTCGGTGAACGGCGAGGCGCTCGATCCGGTGGCCCTGGTCTCGACGCTCAACACCATCGCCGGTCGTCACGGCGTAGGTCGCGCCGACATCGTCGAGGATCGACTGATCGGCATGAAGTCGCGTGGGGTATACGAGACACCGGGTGGCACGTTGCTCTACACGGCGCTCTCGGAACTCGAGATGCTCGTGCTCGATCGTCGCACCATCGCCGCCAAGGACGCCATCTCACCGCGTTATGCAGACCTCGTCTACGAGGGCCGCTGGTGGACGACCGAGAAGAAGGCGTACGACGCCTTCATCGACGTGGTGCAGGGACGGGTGACGGGCACGGTCGGGCTGTCGCTCTTCAAGGGTGCGGTGTCCATCACGTCCCGCCAGAGCGACCACGCCCTCTACGATGAGGCGTTTGTCACGTTCGGCGAGGATGACGTGTACCAGCAGAGCGATGCGGCCGGTTTTATCCGACTGTACGGCCTGCCGCAGCGCGTGCGCGCGCTCAAGGACCGCAAGCTTATCGCCGAAGGCAAGCTGGAGTCGCCCACGGAATCTTCTCTCGAACTCGCCTAA
- a CDS encoding arginine repressor (regulates arginine biosynthesis when complexed with arginine by binding at site that overlap the promotors of the arginine biosynthesis genes): protein MNKRERHHAIREIIGARTVGSQEDLRLRLQEAGWEVTQSTLSRDLREMRVARMPTPDGPRYVSPETLGESDDRTLIEEVLPQFFSSIDGVSELLVLKTIYGGAQPVAEAIDDAGWKEVVGTIGGENTILIVCRSAAARETVEKRLLKVAEG, encoded by the coding sequence GTGAACAAACGCGAACGCCATCACGCCATCCGCGAGATCATCGGCGCGAGGACCGTCGGCTCCCAGGAAGACCTCCGGCTACGCCTGCAGGAGGCCGGTTGGGAGGTGACACAGTCCACGCTGTCGCGCGACCTGCGAGAGATGCGAGTGGCTCGCATGCCGACCCCGGACGGGCCGCGCTACGTTTCACCCGAGACGCTGGGCGAGTCTGACGATCGCACGCTCATCGAGGAAGTGCTGCCGCAGTTCTTCTCCTCGATCGACGGCGTCTCGGAACTGCTGGTCCTCAAGACGATCTACGGAGGCGCGCAGCCCGTGGCCGAGGCGATTGACGACGCGGGCTGGAAGGAAGTGGTCGGAACGATCGGCGGAGAGAACACCATCCTGATCGTGTGCCGCTCGGCGGCCGCTCGCGAGACCGTCGAAAAACGACTGCTCAAGGTCGCCGAAGGCTGA
- a CDS encoding N-acetyl-gamma-glutamyl-phosphate reductase encodes MHKIPVGVFGASGYAGRELCAILAGHPHFELAFATANAQRGEHAFLGGREVRFIATDDAPLRDAELVFSALPHGASATWVERAQEHGARAVDLSSDLRPGHTTLKVPYGLTEVARDALRGAEVIANPGCYPTAVLLSLVPLLARDLVRPGSAIVVDAASGVTGAGNSPKPELLFAEVTENFRAYAVGNEHRHLPEMRALVASFGSDVDLLFTPHLLPVARGILATVTVQLTEELPDPLRILDEHFAGEPFVEVTPHLPALRDVVHRNVVRLTVRKAAGQRVPTLILLSAIDNLVKGAAGQAIQNANVSFGFAEAAGLPR; translated from the coding sequence GTGCATAAGATCCCCGTAGGCGTCTTCGGGGCCAGCGGGTACGCCGGGCGTGAGCTCTGCGCGATCCTCGCCGGCCATCCCCACTTCGAGTTGGCCTTTGCGACCGCCAACGCCCAGCGTGGGGAACATGCGTTCCTCGGAGGCCGCGAGGTTCGCTTCATTGCGACCGATGACGCCCCGTTGCGCGACGCGGAACTCGTCTTCAGCGCCCTGCCCCACGGGGCCTCGGCGACCTGGGTCGAGCGCGCCCAGGAACACGGCGCGCGCGCCGTGGACCTCTCCAGCGACCTGCGACCCGGCCACACCACGCTCAAGGTGCCGTACGGGCTCACCGAGGTCGCACGCGACGCCCTGCGAGGCGCCGAGGTGATCGCCAACCCGGGGTGCTATCCGACCGCCGTGTTGCTGTCGCTGGTTCCACTTCTCGCCCGCGATCTCGTGCGTCCTGGGTCGGCGATCGTCGTTGATGCGGCGAGCGGCGTCACCGGAGCCGGCAACTCGCCAAAGCCAGAGCTGTTGTTCGCTGAAGTCACGGAGAACTTCCGTGCGTACGCGGTCGGGAACGAGCATCGCCACCTTCCGGAAATGCGCGCGCTGGTCGCCAGCTTCGGGTCGGACGTCGACCTCCTGTTCACGCCGCACCTGCTCCCCGTGGCACGCGGCATCCTGGCCACCGTCACCGTCCAGCTCACCGAGGAGCTTCCTGATCCACTCCGGATCTTGGACGAGCACTTTGCCGGAGAACCGTTTGTGGAAGTCACGCCTCACCTCCCTGCCCTGCGGGACGTGGTGCATCGCAACGTGGTTCGACTCACGGTACGCAAGGCCGCCGGGCAGCGCGTTCCCACGCTCATCCTGCTCTCGGCCATCGACAACCTGGTAAAGGGCGCTGCGGGCCAGGCCATCCAGAACGCCAACGTATCCTTTGGGTTCGCCGAAGCGGCCGGTCTGCCCCGATGA